A single window of Polyodon spathula isolate WHYD16114869_AA chromosome 2, ASM1765450v1, whole genome shotgun sequence DNA harbors:
- the LOC121296615 gene encoding coronin-2A-like isoform X6, which yields MTGKIDPHHPRVCGHRGNVLDIKWNPFDDYSIASGSEDSTVKIWDIPKHGMMKNITTAKKELQGHSRRVGLIEWHPTAGNVLFSAGYDYKIMVWNLDTPDQIIKNPVKTISVHSDVVLSMSFNTDGSLLATSCKDKKLKVIDSLTGVVLQEANCKSHKANKVVFLGNLKKLVSTGTSRWNNRQIALWDQDDLSVPLLEEDLDGSSGVPFPFYDPDTHMLYVAGKGDGNIRYYEISSEKPYLQFLAEYRSYLPQKGIGIMPKRGLDVSSCEVFRFYKLVTTRSVIEPLSMIVPRRSESYQEDIYPMTAGSEPAMTAEEWFKGVHKGPILMSLKPGSKNSQSIPLVTAREPLSILEPKRFQNCFEQLEVAAIQERLEQKETKEQKRLEDKIQSKSRDKTRSSFSNGCDLSECAPPKTENELLQMFYRQQEEIRQLKELLGQRDVRVKQLELEIKNIRNYPRATERKGSKS from the exons ACTGGAAAGATCGACCCTCATCACCCACGGGTCTGCGGCCACAGAGGAAACGTGCTGGACATTAAGTGGAACCCCTTTGATGACTACTCCATAGCTTCGGGCTCGGAAGATTCAACT GTGAAAATCTGGGATATTCCTAAACATGGGATGATGAAGAACATCACGACGGCCAAGAAGGAGCTTCAGGGGCATTCCCGGAGAGTGGGGCTCATTGAGTGGCACCCAACTGCTGGCAATGTCCTCTTCAGTGCCGGATATGACTACAAG ATCATGGTGTGGAACCTAGATACTCCAGACCAGATCATCAAGAATCCTGTTAAAACGATTAGCGTGCACAGTGATGTGGTCCTCTCCATGTCATTTAACACGGACGGTAGTCTCCTAGCAACATCCTGCAAGGACAAGAAACTAAAAGTCATTGACTCGCTCACAGGTGTTGTTTTACAG GAAGCCAACTGCAAGTCCCATAAAGCAAACAAGGTTGTGTTTCTGGGCAACCTGAAAAAGCTTGTATCTACTGGAACGTCAAGGTGGAACAACAGACAAATTGCACTGTGGGATCAG GATGACCTGTCCGTGCCTTTGCTGGAGGAGGATCTGGACGGCTCTTCGGGGGTCCCTTTCCCGTTCTACGACCCTGATACCCACATGCTGTACGTGGCTGGAAAG GGAGATGGCAACATTAGGTACTATGAAATCAGCTCCGAGAAGCCTTATCTACAGTTCCTAGCAGAGTACCGCTCATACTTACCTCAGAAAGGAATTG GAATCATGCCAAAGAGAGGCCTGGATGTCTCCTCCTGTGAGGTCTTCAGGTTTTACAAACTAGTGACAACAAGAAGCGTTATTGAGCCCCTCTCCATGATCGTACCGCGACGG TCTGAGTCGTACCAGGAGGATATCTACCCAATGACTGCTGGATCTGAGCCAGCAATGACAGCAGAGGAGTGGTTCAAAGGGGTCCATAAAG GTCCTATATTGATGTCCCTGAAACCTGGCAGCAAAAACTCCCAGTCCATTCCGCTAGTAACTGCCAGGGAGCCGCTGAGCATTCTAGAACCGAAAAGGTTTCAGAACTGCTTCGAGCAGTTGGAGGTGGCAGCGATCCAGGAGAGGCTGGAGCAGAAGGAGACAAAAGAGCAGAAGAGGCTGGAGGACAAGATCCAGAGCAAGAGCCGGGACAAGACCCGATCTTCCTTCTCCAATGGCTGTGACCTGTCGGAATGTGCGCCACCCAAAACTGAAAATGAG CTGCTGCAGATGTTTTACCGACAACAGGAAGAAATCCGACAGTTGAAAGAACTGTTAGGTCAGAGAGACGTCCGAGTGAAACAGCTGGAGCTGGAGATCAAAAACATCCGGAACTACCCGAGAGCTACTGAGAGAAAGGGATCCAAATCCTGA